A genome region from Dickeya chrysanthemi NCPPB 402 includes the following:
- a CDS encoding TraR/DksA family transcriptional regulator, with product MPDEIDRDQEFNEQRLEEMIEQNRFKPASTPSLHYCRLCGEPIPEQRRQTLPGVTTCTECQAIIEQRQRL from the coding sequence ATGCCAGATGAGATCGATCGCGATCAGGAATTTAATGAGCAACGACTGGAAGAAATGATTGAACAAAATCGTTTTAAACCAGCCAGCACCCCCTCATTACATTACTGCCGCCTGTGTGGTGAGCCTATTCCCGAGCAGCGGCGGCAGACTCTGCCGGGCGTAACAACCTGCACGGAATGCCAGGCTATTATTGAGCAACGTCAGCGGTTATAG
- a CDS encoding helix-turn-helix transcriptional regulator: MELYNFTLTLSGVQMETEGLADALYTNGCDDALICYYGSSVYVEFDREAESLDQAIKSAIDNIETAGIGAVVESIDSALVGLSDIAQLSGLTRQAITLLKDGLRGKGDFPCPVQRISGQSPLWDWSEVAKWLSDCGRLDSKDAKAREQLVRNAHTLSKWNLALRMRAFGDIQEVGSIAHSLIEQRHNVVA, translated from the coding sequence ATGGAACTCTATAACTTCACACTGACTTTATCAGGCGTTCAGATGGAAACAGAGGGGCTCGCAGACGCTCTGTACACCAACGGTTGCGATGACGCTCTCATATGCTACTACGGCAGCTCAGTGTATGTAGAATTTGACCGAGAAGCTGAATCTTTAGACCAGGCAATCAAATCGGCCATCGACAATATTGAAACGGCAGGCATTGGCGCAGTAGTTGAGTCGATAGACTCTGCTCTGGTCGGTTTGAGCGACATTGCTCAACTCTCTGGCTTAACCCGCCAAGCAATTACTCTGCTTAAAGACGGCTTACGCGGCAAAGGCGATTTCCCTTGTCCTGTTCAGCGCATTAGCGGTCAGTCACCACTCTGGGACTGGTCAGAAGTCGCCAAATGGTTGAGCGACTGCGGTCGTCTCGATAGCAAAGACGCAAAGGCTCGAGAACAACTGGTGCGCAACGCTCACACATTGAGCAAGTGGAACCTTGCTCTGCGAATGAGAGCATTCGGAGATATTCAGGAAGTGGGATCAATCGCGCATTCACTCATTGAACAACGCCACAACGTAGTTGCATAG
- a CDS encoding lytic transglycosylase domain-containing protein: MLSPTAFLAAAMQCAASIHPSTAFDVAKVESGFNPYAIAEIVPKQERTTGSAGVISHQPTRDETAVNIINRIEARGRRYSVGLMQITSTHFRHYGVTALALLDPCTNLSVFERILTDCYRRGGTLQRALSCYYAGNFTAGHQPESAFNQTSYLQRIGYAVPSTREDRTRSTTSQATSAIHYPATVLRGELADTTTPVSTTLRYPNAVLRGDISPL, from the coding sequence ATGCTTTCCCCGACAGCCTTTCTGGCGGCGGCGATGCAGTGTGCCGCCAGCATTCACCCATCCACCGCGTTTGATGTGGCAAAGGTGGAATCCGGCTTTAATCCTTACGCCATCGCTGAGATTGTACCAAAGCAAGAGAGAACCACCGGCAGCGCAGGGGTCATTTCCCATCAGCCCACCCGCGATGAAACGGCCGTCAACATCATCAACCGGATAGAGGCCAGGGGCCGCCGCTATTCGGTCGGGCTGATGCAAATCACCAGCACCCATTTCCGGCATTACGGCGTGACGGCCCTGGCGTTGTTAGACCCGTGCACCAATCTGTCTGTTTTTGAGCGCATCCTTACCGACTGCTACCGACGCGGCGGCACGCTGCAACGCGCACTCAGTTGCTACTACGCCGGTAATTTCACTGCCGGTCATCAGCCGGAATCCGCCTTCAACCAGACCAGTTATCTCCAGCGTATTGGCTATGCCGTCCCGTCAACGCGGGAAGACCGCACGCGTAGTACCACCAGCCAGGCCACGTCAGCAATTCATTATCCGGCCACCGTGCTGCGCGGTGAGCTTGCCGACACCACTACCCCGGTTTCGACCACCCTGCGCTACCCCAACGCCGTCCTTCGCGGCGATATATCCCCCCTGTGA
- a CDS encoding TrbC/VirB2 family protein — translation MQKRNDLPAFFPAFISGQALAAGSGFTKANDTLSNTSTGLLGLAAVTITLATMWVGYKVLFDGKSLHDMRNVIIGAILIVGASGFGAYWAS, via the coding sequence ATGCAAAAACGTAACGACTTACCGGCCTTTTTCCCCGCCTTCATTTCCGGACAGGCGCTGGCGGCAGGCAGCGGATTTACCAAAGCCAACGACACGCTGAGCAACACGTCCACCGGCCTGCTGGGGCTGGCCGCCGTCACCATCACACTGGCCACCATGTGGGTGGGTTACAAGGTGCTGTTTGACGGTAAAAGCCTGCATGACATGCGCAACGTCATTATCGGGGCCATCCTGATCGTCGGCGCATCCGGCTTTGGTGCGTACTGGGCATCCTAG
- a CDS encoding VirB3 family type IV secretion system protein: MTTLNKALTRPAAIMGIPLVPFVLVSGAIVLLSVYTRYYLALLLIPAWLEMRAKARADIHYFGLWWLAFKTRGRFATNRYFGATAMLASQYDAVDISEFTDKMKLNVRITLDKYIPYSSHLHPHVIRNRHGDFVASWELGGTLFECEDEHHLTLMTSHLNNLIRAYEGMPVTFYIHRIRETYQDTFEATSGIPFSDEVATRYYRALNAKPLWRHRLFFTICYAPFSALEKKAMKTQPAGKRQAALDQALKIMLEHHAALGSALSRYMATPLGTYEEKGRVYSSQLAFYHRLITGQWQPVAVTRSPFYLTLSTPDVFFTTDTAECQTVGGSRFFRSLEIKDYSPETATGLLDALLYAKSEYVLTQSFTCMARDEAQHHIRLAEKRLNATDDDALSQREELVVLRDLLQSGHVSCGKYHFSLLVSSASADQVVRETHALAQPFTDLGIMTSLSTLSLPAAYLAQLPGMYTFRPRLVVVSSQNYADLGSLHNFHPHKRSGNPWGDAIAILTSPGGGGYYLNLHDSQVGRDDFNEKTPGNTAIIGKTGSGKTLLMTMMQHLMQKYRHPATFSAAAPGKRLTTVYFDKDRAAEMSIRQMGGRYFRIRTGTPAGFNPFSLTPTRRNISFIKQLVRMLCRRNGKPLDPRDEARISAAVDTLMLDYPPELRRYGITRLLEVLPEPPTREARTNGLRIRLKQWAQGGEFGWIFDNAEDSFNIGESDNIGIDGTEFLDDDDIRGPITFYLLFRVTCLLDGRRLVMFMDEFWKWLADVEFSRFSLNMLKVIRKLNGIFIPATQSPDEIVRHPIAPAIIEQCSTQLFLANPKASRADYVEKMNVPDSVYDTVRHLDPGEHYMVIVKTPLHAGETRPFVALARMDLSGLGNLTQLLSGSEDNLKRFDALYQEGMSPQDWKAAFLKQAI, encoded by the coding sequence ATGACCACCCTGAATAAAGCGCTCACCCGGCCTGCCGCCATTATGGGCATTCCCCTCGTCCCGTTCGTTCTCGTCAGCGGGGCCATCGTCCTGCTGTCGGTTTACACCCGCTATTACCTTGCACTGCTGCTGATCCCGGCCTGGCTGGAAATGCGGGCGAAGGCCCGCGCTGATATCCATTATTTCGGGTTGTGGTGGCTGGCGTTTAAAACCCGTGGCCGGTTTGCCACCAATCGCTATTTCGGTGCGACGGCGATGCTGGCAAGCCAGTATGACGCCGTCGATATTTCGGAGTTTACCGACAAGATGAAATTAAACGTGCGCATCACGCTGGATAAATACATCCCCTACTCTTCCCACCTTCACCCGCACGTCATCAGAAACCGCCACGGTGATTTCGTCGCCTCCTGGGAGCTGGGCGGCACCCTGTTTGAATGTGAGGATGAACATCACCTGACGCTGATGACAAGCCATCTCAACAACCTGATCCGCGCCTATGAAGGGATGCCGGTCACGTTCTATATTCACCGAATACGGGAGACCTATCAGGATACATTCGAGGCGACCTCGGGTATTCCGTTTTCAGACGAAGTCGCAACACGCTATTACCGGGCACTCAACGCGAAGCCGCTCTGGCGGCATCGGCTGTTTTTCACCATTTGTTATGCGCCCTTCTCCGCGCTGGAGAAAAAGGCCATGAAGACACAGCCCGCCGGAAAAAGGCAGGCGGCGCTGGATCAGGCGCTGAAGATCATGCTGGAGCACCATGCCGCACTCGGCAGCGCGCTGTCACGCTATATGGCGACCCCTCTGGGAACCTATGAGGAGAAAGGACGAGTCTACTCCTCGCAACTGGCGTTCTACCATCGCCTGATCACCGGCCAATGGCAGCCGGTGGCGGTGACACGCTCACCGTTTTACCTCACGCTCAGTACACCGGATGTGTTTTTTACCACCGATACCGCCGAATGCCAGACCGTCGGCGGCTCCCGGTTCTTCCGCAGTCTGGAAATCAAGGACTATTCGCCGGAGACCGCGACCGGCCTGCTGGATGCGCTGTTGTATGCCAAAAGCGAGTACGTACTGACGCAGTCTTTCACCTGCATGGCGCGGGATGAGGCACAACACCATATCCGGCTGGCGGAAAAACGGCTGAACGCAACCGACGATGACGCACTGTCACAGCGTGAAGAGCTGGTTGTCTTGCGCGATCTGCTCCAGTCCGGGCATGTGTCCTGCGGAAAATACCATTTTTCCCTGCTGGTGTCCTCAGCCAGTGCCGATCAGGTGGTCAGGGAGACCCACGCGCTGGCCCAGCCGTTTACCGACCTCGGTATCATGACCTCGCTGTCTACGCTGTCGTTACCTGCCGCCTATCTGGCTCAACTGCCCGGCATGTATACCTTTCGCCCCCGGCTGGTGGTGGTCAGCAGCCAGAATTACGCGGATCTGGGCAGCCTGCATAACTTTCACCCTCACAAGCGCAGCGGCAACCCGTGGGGCGACGCCATCGCCATTCTGACATCACCCGGCGGCGGAGGTTATTACCTGAACCTGCACGACAGCCAGGTCGGGCGGGATGACTTCAACGAGAAAACGCCGGGGAATACCGCCATCATCGGCAAAACCGGCTCAGGGAAGACCCTGCTGATGACGATGATGCAACACCTGATGCAGAAGTACCGCCACCCGGCGACATTTTCCGCTGCGGCCCCCGGTAAACGGCTGACTACCGTTTACTTTGATAAAGACCGCGCCGCCGAGATGTCGATCCGCCAGATGGGCGGGCGTTACTTTCGCATCCGCACCGGTACGCCTGCCGGGTTCAATCCGTTTTCACTGACGCCAACCCGACGCAACATCAGCTTTATCAAGCAATTGGTCCGCATGTTGTGCCGTCGCAACGGCAAACCGCTCGACCCACGCGATGAGGCGCGCATCAGCGCCGCCGTGGATACCCTGATGCTGGACTACCCGCCGGAATTGCGCCGTTACGGGATAACCCGGCTGCTGGAGGTGTTGCCCGAACCGCCGACCCGCGAGGCCAGAACCAACGGGCTGCGCATCCGTCTGAAACAGTGGGCGCAGGGCGGCGAATTCGGCTGGATTTTCGATAACGCGGAGGACAGCTTTAACATCGGCGAGAGCGATAACATCGGCATCGATGGAACGGAATTTCTGGATGACGACGACATCCGCGGCCCGATCACTTTTTACCTGCTGTTCCGCGTCACCTGCCTGCTGGACGGTCGCCGGTTGGTGATGTTCATGGATGAATTCTGGAAATGGCTGGCGGATGTCGAGTTTTCCAGATTCTCCCTCAATATGCTCAAGGTGATCCGTAAACTGAACGGCATTTTTATCCCCGCCACCCAGTCCCCCGATGAAATTGTCAGGCACCCCATCGCGCCCGCGATTATTGAGCAGTGCAGCACGCAACTCTTTCTCGCCAATCCCAAAGCCAGCCGGGCGGATTACGTAGAGAAAATGAACGTCCCCGACAGCGTGTATGACACCGTCCGTCATCTGGACCCGGGCGAGCATTATATGGTCATCGTGAAAACACCGCTGCACGCCGGTGAAACCCGGCCCTTTGTCGCCCTGGCAAGAATGGATTTATCGGGCCTCGGCAACCTCACCCAATTACTGAGCGGGAGCGAAGACAACCTGAAACGGTTTGATGCGCTTTATCAGGAGGGCATGTCTCCTCAGGACTGGAAAGCGGCCTTCCTTAAACAGGCCATCTGA
- a CDS encoding type IV secretion system protein encodes MQTRTLFLAFSLWLSAPAISAGIPVFDAVNNTESISQWMQKLKQWQETVTHYKNELDAYKQQLATATGIRDIQGFLREAKSLKDDIDALRKNGISLDDLLTNPDGSYSSALQGLYKKYQSFDSCNPSRASLRYRDSCKQLLLNQALAIENTREVQDRMTGTLNDIADLSDRIANAKDSKESQDLANAVAAKSVQLNALTSQWEMSVRQTEQRATLLEQQRQNAFNEQQLAAPVPDFNH; translated from the coding sequence ATGCAGACCCGCACTCTCTTTCTGGCGTTCTCGCTCTGGCTGTCCGCACCGGCGATAAGCGCCGGTATCCCGGTGTTTGATGCCGTCAATAATACCGAGTCGATCAGTCAATGGATGCAGAAACTCAAACAATGGCAGGAAACCGTTACCCACTATAAAAACGAGCTGGATGCCTATAAACAGCAATTGGCGACTGCCACCGGGATACGGGATATTCAGGGGTTTCTCCGCGAGGCAAAAAGCCTGAAAGACGATATCGACGCGCTTCGCAAGAACGGTATTTCACTGGATGACCTGCTGACCAATCCAGACGGTTCCTATTCTTCCGCGCTTCAGGGGTTATATAAAAAATACCAATCGTTTGATAGCTGTAACCCGTCCCGCGCATCCCTGCGTTATCGGGACAGTTGCAAACAGCTGTTACTCAATCAGGCACTGGCGATTGAGAATACCCGCGAGGTTCAGGACAGGATGACGGGCACGTTAAACGACATCGCAGACCTGTCTGACCGCATCGCCAATGCCAAAGACTCGAAAGAATCACAGGACCTGGCGAATGCCGTCGCGGCCAAAAGCGTGCAACTGAACGCCCTGACCAGCCAGTGGGAGATGTCTGTCCGGCAGACGGAGCAGCGGGCAACACTGCTGGAGCAGCAACGGCAAAATGCATTCAATGAACAGCAACTTGCCGCGCCGGTTCCTGATTTCAATCATTGA
- a CDS encoding EexN family lipoprotein: MKTSLCIFSVIWGAFCLTGCDNPKSTQWYKAHPDEMNQRYQACESSGEDSQDCKNARAARFELRQEKAKVPNLN; encoded by the coding sequence ATGAAAACGTCACTGTGCATTTTTTCGGTTATTTGGGGCGCATTCTGCCTGACAGGATGTGATAACCCCAAATCAACACAATGGTACAAAGCGCACCCGGATGAAATGAACCAGCGATATCAGGCGTGTGAGTCATCCGGGGAAGACTCGCAGGATTGCAAAAATGCACGAGCAGCGCGATTCGAACTCCGTCAGGAAAAGGCCAAGGTTCCCAATTTGAACTAA
- a CDS encoding type IV secretion system protein — MSGGMFVGMNNTITDGLQAILRGQTSVYGDMVSIIAVSSFTVFVTYQGYQTLAGKRQTPVEDVMWDIGRMLLIMTFVLNLDGWLNLAIAAINGLKDGVSGDDNVWSLLDTVWEKAQTIGQKLYQQDDSAYVKLNGGIAEILVWGGVIVTLLFGATVNLLAEIIIVLMTTTAPLFIFCLLYGFLIPIFNNWLKIIFTIILTMMFSALSIRIVINYLNGILDKAVNFADSANIITLGVQCCVAGVISGVIIWFSAKIAGALGGVAVQATLQGATMSGLRGLASTSSKTAKPAMKTGAAAARLAAKGSHAAGTLIATGTGNAISAWQKRAAAIESMKRLNQQRPR, encoded by the coding sequence ATGTCGGGTGGTATGTTTGTTGGAATGAACAACACGATCACTGACGGCCTACAAGCCATACTGCGGGGGCAAACCTCCGTCTATGGCGATATGGTAAGTATTATCGCCGTCAGTTCCTTCACTGTATTTGTCACTTATCAGGGTTATCAAACCCTGGCCGGAAAACGCCAAACACCCGTCGAAGATGTCATGTGGGATATAGGGCGAATGTTATTAATCATGACCTTCGTTTTAAATCTCGATGGCTGGCTGAATTTAGCCATTGCGGCCATTAACGGCTTAAAAGACGGCGTCAGCGGTGATGATAATGTCTGGTCATTGCTCGATACCGTCTGGGAGAAAGCACAGACCATTGGGCAAAAACTTTATCAACAGGATGATTCCGCCTATGTAAAGCTCAACGGCGGTATTGCCGAAATTCTGGTCTGGGGTGGTGTTATTGTCACACTGCTTTTTGGTGCTACGGTTAACCTGTTAGCCGAAATCATCATTGTATTAATGACGACGACCGCGCCATTATTTATTTTCTGCCTGTTGTATGGGTTCCTGATTCCGATATTTAACAACTGGCTGAAAATTATTTTTACGATCATCCTGACGATGATGTTTTCAGCTTTATCAATCAGGATCGTCATTAATTACCTCAATGGTATTTTAGATAAGGCGGTTAATTTTGCCGACAGCGCCAATATCATTACGCTTGGTGTTCAGTGTTGTGTTGCGGGCGTTATTTCCGGCGTCATTATCTGGTTTTCAGCGAAAATTGCCGGTGCATTAGGCGGTGTCGCCGTTCAGGCCACCTTGCAGGGGGCCACCATGAGCGGCTTACGCGGGCTGGCGAGCACGTCGTCTAAGACGGCAAAACCGGCGATGAAAACCGGCGCGGCGGCGGCCCGGCTGGCCGCCAAAGGCAGCCATGCCGCCGGGACACTCATCGCCACGGGCACCGGCAACGCCATCTCCGCCTGGCAAAAGCGCGCCGCCGCCATTGAGAGTATGAAGCGCCTTAACCAACAGCGTCCTCGCTAA